The genomic interval CAGGGCGAGGACATACCGCCCGCCCCCTGCCATCGAATCATTAGGGTGTAGGGTGGCTGAATCTGTCGGGGAACTACGTCCAGTCTGTGTCATAAACGGGCGATCCTGATTTTAGTGGTCAAGGATACCACAGTTCAAAAAATTGTTAAGGTTAGGTTAAGGGTCTATTTGATCGCCCCATCGCCATAGCAACGCGCAGCGCCCCCACTGTAACTCCCGCCCTACAAGGGAGCGCGACGGGTAATCCGGCACGCGGGCAGCAAACTTTCAAGCGGCTTGTGCCGCCTGTTCTTGAATACCCCAAAAGTGGCGCAGTGAGGGGAGTTTTGCCGCCCGTTCTTCCCGCCATGCCGCTTCCTCACTCCAACGGGCTATGGCTGTCTCCCCAATATGGACAACCCAAGCCGGATCAAGCCGCCGCACTATCCAATCAATTCCTAACAGATCGCCTGCAATAGCGTGTGGTCTGTCAGGTTGAAAGCCGCCAGCAGCGGTTGCCCCGGCATCAAAGCGATAGCCTTTGTGGAAAAATGTGCCAGCACAGCCACCGGCGTAAACATGTGCCTCTAGGACAGTGACGTTGAAGCCTTGTTTTGCCAACAGCGCGGCGGCGGTCAAGCCTCCCACCCCCGCGCCAATGACGGCGATTCGTTTTGGTGACATCGGTATCTTTCGTGAACGATCACGAAAGATATTAGTAAATGTCAAAGGTTTGTGAAGGGTTTAATTAGGGGGGTGAACAGGTATATCATAGGAGTAAGGATGAAGGATGAAGGATATCTTTTGCCTTCTAAGCCCCGAAGGGGTGGCTGCTTTCAGCCCGCTGCTTTAGCGGCGGGCGACCCACATGGGGTCGCCCTTACGGAGAGGTGAGGTGTGGGGGAAGGGGTTCTTTTAGAAATTTTCCTGACGAACGACTAGCCCCCTCTGCCCCACAAACAGGGAAAAGGAGTGCTAGGAGGTGAGGTTATCCACGCGGTGAAGGGTCGCCCTTTGCCGCCTTCATCGTCGTTTCCAGCGCAGAGATTCCCTCTACCGCCGCCAACCGCCCCGCCATGATGTGTTCGCACGGACCGCGTGAGAGAAGGTTTTCCCTAAAAAAGGCACATTCACAGGTAGCAAACCGCAGCCGCCCTTCTAGATCAACAGCGAACTCCACGTTGTAGGATGTACTATCCTGATTCTCAACGGTGGCATAGCCTTTGATTTCACGAGGACGATCCGGGTTGGGGATGACATTCTCAAGGTGGACACGCCCTGCATTGATTGCCTTCCGTGCGGCTGTAATGCGCGGATCGGGGGCGAGGATTGTCTCTGGATTCAGCGGCTCGGCAAACAATTCGCGGGAGCGGTAGCGGCGCGTCGTTGGATCGTACATTGCCTTACCTTCCCGACAGAGGGCAAAAAGTGCTGTCTCTGCTTGGGCTGACTCAAGCAGGGTGTGCGCTTCCACATCCTCGCGGGAGAGGGCATAGCGGCTGGTGAGCAGATTGTAGACGCTGGCAACTTCTTCCGCACTGATCGGGGTCTGTGGGGCAAGCAAATCAAGGGCGCTTTGCTCCGTCCAATCGTTGCGCACCCACCCGGAGAGCATCAAGAGGAACTTGTATGCCCCCACATGGCAGATGTAGAAATGGGGCAGCCCCCGCCCCAAGACGCCAATCGTCACTTTGTCGGCGTAGGGGAGAATCGGCAGCAAGAGTTCCAAGCGTTTTCGCCCCCAAAGGCGCACCACACGCGGATAGCCTTTGTACTCTGACCCCATCATGACAAAGCGCTTCTCCCATGGCTCAAGGACGAGATTCACAGGTTGGTCGGTGGCAAATTCAATACGCATTGCCGTAGGGGGGCGGCGTGCTTTGTTTTCTTGCAGGAAATGAATCGCGTTGAGTAAGTCTACAGGGCGGGTATGGAAGGTGAAGGGATGCATGGCGAGGGCGCTCTGAACTTGCAAAAAGCCTTTCACCCACGCATCGGGCAGATCAACCTTGTGTTCGTAGTGCGCCTTTTCCACAGAGCCAACCTGTGTCTGAACGGCGAAGCCCGCCGCGCCAACGGCGAATTCCGTTTGGCGGCTGGAGCGCAAGTTTTGCAGGGCATCGCGCAGGGCAAAGGTGAAATCGATGTTCGTCGTCCCGTAGGTTGTCTCGCTGAGCAGGTTGAACGCCTCTGTAGCGGCGGAAAGCCTCACATAGACTGATCCATCGGTGCTGAACGCCTCGAAAAACATCTCGTCGGGGTGGACGGTAATCACCGGATCAAGCAGGAAACTGGAACGCTCTATACGGGC from Anaerolineales bacterium carries:
- a CDS encoding FAD-dependent oxidoreductase → MSPKRIAVIGAGVGGLTAAALLAKQGFNVTVLEAHVYAGGCAGTFFHKGYRFDAGATAAGGFQPDRPHAIAGDLLGIDWIVRRLDPAWVVHIGETAIARWSEEAAWREERAAKLPSLRHFWGIQEQAAQAA